The window ACGCGGCAGAACCTGCACGCGGTGATGGAGGGCCTCAACCTGGAGGCTTCCTACGAGCTCTCCAATCCCGGCGTCGGCAGTGACTTCCGCTACGAGCGCTTCGGACTGCTGTACCGCCATGGCCTGCGGCTGGTGGGTGAACACAACCTGGTGCTGCGCGGCGAGGCCGTGGCGGGGGTGGACCTGCCGTTCCATCAGGAGTTCGTGATGGGCGGCAATTCACTGCGCGGCTTCGTCTACCGTCAGTTCCGGGGCGACACGCGCCTGTCCTTCACCGCCGAGTACCACTTCCCCCTCTTCACGGTGAACCCGCTGTCCTTCCGCGGCGTCGCCTTCTCCGACACGGGGATGATGATGTGGCGCAAGCTGCCCGGGGACCGGGAGTTGCGGGACGTCAATGGGCGCGTGGTGCGCAGCTACCTACCGGATACGGAAGACGGGCTGGGGAACGCCACGGTGGCCCAGGGCGTGGGCGCCGGCCTGCGGCTGTACCTGCGCAACATCGTGCTGCCCCTGGTGGGCGTGGACGCGGCCTACAGCGTCAACTCGGGCGAGTTCCGCTTCTATCTGGTGGCGGGTGTGAATCCGTCCTAGGGACGACACGTCAGGCGGCCCCGTGGTGGGGCGTCGGGTGCGGCGCGCCATGCCTCCATGTCATGAGGACATGCGCGTCTCCCCTCCCCGCTTCCCGCGAGTCCGCCATGTCCGACGAACGCTTCACGACCAGCCGCGAGGTCTACCACCGCATCCAGTGGGACCCGCGGTTCGACCCCCGCGAGTTCACCATCGGCTACGACGCCCATGGTGAGACGCGCGAGGAGATGCCATTCGCGGCCTTCGTTCCGGACGGCGAGATTCCCTGGCACCGCGTCTGGTACTTCAAGCGGGGCCACCAGGTGGTCTGGGACCGCGAGCAGCGCTTGGACCTGCTGAATTCGCCGCAACCTCCGCCCGGGTAGCGGGTTGAAGGGAGCGGATGCGAAGATGACGGGCATGTTGAGAACGCTGCTGGTCGTCCTTGGAGTCGTCCTGGCTGCCTGTGGTGAATCAGACGCGCCCACCCCGGATGGAGGAGCGTCTCCACCCGCCCCAGACGCGGGAGTTCCCCAGCCCGACGCGGGGAGCCCTCTGGACGATGCAGGAACCCCGGAGCCGGACGCCGGCTCGCCATGGGCCACGGTGACCGCCGTGCTGGAGGCACGCGTCGCCGAGGCGGGTGCCTCCGTTCCGGGACTGGGCCTCGCGGTGTACGACGCGCAGGACCGCAAGGTGTACGAACACATCGTCGGGGACTTCGCGCCGGACCGGCGGGTGGCCGTGGCCTCCGCGTCGAAGATGGTGTCCGGCACCCTTCTCTTCGAGCTCATCCGCCAAGGCCGTCTCTCGTTGGACTCCACCACGGGCCAGGTGCTCGGCTGGACGGGGAACAAGGCGGGAATCACCCTGCGACACCTGCTCTCCTTCACGTCGGGACTGCAACCCTCGCACCTCTGCACGTTCCAATCCGGCATCACCCTGGCGGACTGTGTCGCCAGCATCGCCCAGACCCCACAAGTCGCGGCTCCCGGGGCGCGCTTCGACTACGGCAGCACCCACTTGCAAGTCGCCGCGCGCATGGCGGAGGTGAGCACGGGCAAGACGTGGAACGCCCTCTTCACCGAGACGCTGGCCCAGCCGCTGGGCCTGCCTTCAGGCGTCACCTACTTCACCGCGCCCAATCACCCGCTGGGC is drawn from Myxococcus xanthus and contains these coding sequences:
- a CDS encoding DUF504 domain-containing protein, translated to MSDERFTTSREVYHRIQWDPRFDPREFTIGYDAHGETREEMPFAAFVPDGEIPWHRVWYFKRGHQVVWDREQRLDLLNSPQPPPG
- a CDS encoding serine hydrolase domain-containing protein — translated: MLRTLLVVLGVVLAACGESDAPTPDGGASPPAPDAGVPQPDAGSPLDDAGTPEPDAGSPWATVTAVLEARVAEAGASVPGLGLAVYDAQDRKVYEHIVGDFAPDRRVAVASASKMVSGTLLFELIRQGRLSLDSTTGQVLGWTGNKAGITLRHLLSFTSGLQPSHLCTFQSGITLADCVASIAQTPQVAAPGARFDYGSTHLQVAARMAEVSTGKTWNALFTETLAQPLGLPSGVTYFTAPNHPLGTTNPLVAGGLRASMNEYAPLLALVFHRGTHPGGVIGTPELFDAQAVEPFPGVVVGNSPAADMGLDLRYGLTAWLECPTPAQGCAVISSPGAFGWTPWVDREAGYYAVLGMHLQRDDPGAGVVSFAMHLSTEVKPLIRAALAP